The window AGTCGGTCGAGCTCTGCGCGTCCTGGAACGCGTTGAGCGCGAGCGGCACGGTGTACAGGCTCGGCTTCGTCAGGAAGATCAGCTGGCTGAAGAAGTCGTTCCAGGTCCAGATGAACGTGAAGATCGTGGTCGTCGCGAGGGCCGGGACCATGAGCGGCAGGATGATCTGCAGGAAGATCCGCGGATGCCCCGCCCCGTCGATGCGTGCGGCCTCGTCGAGTTCCCGCGGGATGCCGCGGATGAACTGCACCATCAGGAAGATGAAGAACGCGTCGGTCGCGAGCAGTTTCGGCACGATGAGCGGCAGGAACGTGTTGACCCAGCCGAGCTGCGAGAACAGGACGTACTGCGGCACGATGATCACGTGGATCGGCAGCATGATGCTCAGCAGCATGATCGCGAACCAGAACTTCTTGCCCGTGAACTCGAGCCGCGCGAACGCGTACGCCGCGAGCGAGCATGAGACGAGGTTGCCGACGATCGAGCCGACCACCACGAGTGCCGAGTTCGTCAGGTACACGTTGAACGGGTACGTCAGGGCGTTCCATCCGTCGACGTAGTTCGAGATCTCGAAGCTGTCGAAGACGAGGCCGGGCTCGCGGAAGATCAGTTCGTTGGGCCGGAAGGAGCTGACGACCATCCAGATCACCGGGTAGAGCATCAGCACGGCCGCCGCGATGAGGAACACGTGGCGCAGGATGCTCGTGACCGGCTTCCGGAACGGGTTCCGGCGGCGGCGCTGTTCGCGCACGAGCTCGGGCGGGAGCCCGGTGACGACCGATTCGGTCATCGGCGCGTGGTCGGTCGAGGGGTCAGTCTTGGTCATCGTAGAACACCCAATACTTCGAGGCCCAGAAATTGATGGCGGTGAGCGCGGCGACGATCACCAGGAGCAGCCAGGCCATGGCCGAGGCGTACCCCATGTTGAGGTTCGCGAAGCCCTGCTGGTAGAGGTACAGCGTGTAGAACAGCGTCGAGTCGACCGGGCCGCCCGTTCCGCCCGAGACGACGAACGCCTGGGTGAACGACTGGAACGCGCCGATGAGCTGCAGGATCAGGTTGAAGAAGATGATCGGCGTGAGCATCGGCAGCGTGATGTGCCGGAACTGCTGCCGGCGGCTCGCGCCGTCGACGGATGCCGCCTCGTAGTACATGACGGGGATCTGCCGGAGCCCGGCGAGGAAGATCACCATCGGTGCGCCGAAGGTCCAGACGTTGAGGATCATGAGGGTGCCGAGGGCGGTCTCGGGGTTGGAGATCCAGCCCTGGCCCTCGATGCCGAACCAGCCGAGCACGATGTTGACGAGGCCGTCGACGCCGAAGAGCTGGCGCCAGAGGATCGCGATCGCGACGCTCGCTCCGAGCAGCGACGGCAGGTAGAACGCCGATCGGTACAGCGAGAGGCCGCGGAGTCCGCGGTCGAGCACGATCGCGAGGAGGAGCGCGAGTCCGAGTTGCAGCGGGACCGAGACGAACACGTACTGGAACGTGACGGCGAGGGCCTTGTGCAGCCGCTCGTCCTCGAGCATGCGCACGTAGTTGTCGAGGCCGTTGAAGCGGGGCGGGCTCAGCAGGTTGTACCTGGTGAATGAGAGGGCGAACGACGCGATCATCGGCCCCACGGTGATGAGCGCGAGCCCGATGAACCACGGCAGGAGGAACAGGAACGCGACCTTGTTCTGCTTTCGCTGCCGCGCCACGGGCTGGCCCTTCACGCGGCGGAGTTCGCCGAGCGCGCTCATCGGGGGGCCTCTGGTGCGCCGCAGCCCGCATGGCGGACATCGGCTCGGGTGGGGGAAACCACGGTGTCTCCAGTCATCGACGTCGATCACTTCTCAGAAAGCGCTATCTCGCCTTCGTCCAGTAGTTCTACACGAGGAATCCGGGCATCCGCAAGCGCTTTCCCGAAACTCATCCCGCTGGAGATGCGAATCCGAGAAAGCGCTTCACGAGATTACTTAGCTTGGCTATGTATAATCGGTTCGTGACCTCAGAACTCCGCGCCGTGCTCGGCGACCTCATCTCGGTGAACAACCGCCTCACGCGACTCGCGGCATCCGTCAGCGGCAATGCCGAGTCGCCCGCGATCTGGCGCACCATCAGCGTGCTGCGCGACCTCGGCCCGATGCGCCTCGGCGAGCTCGCCCTGGTGAGCCGCGTCAGCCAGCCCACGATGACCAAGCTCGTGCACACGCTCGACGAGCGCGGGTGGATCCGGCGCATCGCCGACTCGGGCGACGCCAGGGCCTGGCTCATCTCGGCCGACCCCTCCGGCATCGCGGCGCTCACGGCCTGGCGCGACGAGATCACCGAGGCGCTCGAGCCCACGTTCGACGACCTCACCGACGACGAGGTCGCGACGCTCGCGGCATCCGTCGAGATCGTGCGATCGCGCCTCGAGCGCGCCCGCGAGGCGCTCCGCGAGGGCAAGTCGGCATGAGCGCGCAGACCGCCTCCATCCCCGTCGCACCCGTCGCCGCGCACGGCTCGGGCCACGGCTCCCACGGCTCCCACGGCTCCGGTCACGGCTCGACCGGCTCGATCCTGAAGCAGCCGAAGGCCGTCTGGGCCGTCGCGTTCGCCAGCGTCATCGCGTTCATGGGCATCGGGCTCGTCGACCCGATCCTGCCCGCGATCGCCGCGAGCCTGCAGGCAACGCCGACCGAGACCGAGATGCTCTTCACGAGCTACCTGCTGGTCACCGGCCTGGCGATGCTCGGCACGAGCTGGGTCTCGAGCCGCATCGGCGCGAAGAAGACGCTGCTCATCGGGCTCGCGATCATCGTCGTGTTCGCCGCAGCGGCCGGGCTCTCGCAGAACGTCGAGGAGATCATCGGCTTCCGCGCCGGCTGGGGCCTCGGCAACGCGCTGTTCATCTCGACCGCGCTCGCGACGATCGTCGGCGCCGCCTCGGGCGGCACCGGGTCGGCGATCATCCTCTACGAGGCCGCGCTCGGGCTCGGCATCGCC is drawn from Agromyces sp. Leaf222 and contains these coding sequences:
- a CDS encoding carbohydrate ABC transporter permease — protein: MTKTDPSTDHAPMTESVVTGLPPELVREQRRRRNPFRKPVTSILRHVFLIAAAVLMLYPVIWMVVSSFRPNELIFREPGLVFDSFEISNYVDGWNALTYPFNVYLTNSALVVVGSIVGNLVSCSLAAYAFARLEFTGKKFWFAIMLLSIMLPIHVIIVPQYVLFSQLGWVNTFLPLIVPKLLATDAFFIFLMVQFIRGIPRELDEAARIDGAGHPRIFLQIILPLMVPALATTTIFTFIWTWNDFFSQLIFLTKPSLYTVPLALNAFQDAQSSTDFGELFAMSVVSLIPIFLIFLFGQRFLIKGIATTGIK
- a CDS encoding carbohydrate ABC transporter permease produces the protein MSALGELRRVKGQPVARQRKQNKVAFLFLLPWFIGLALITVGPMIASFALSFTRYNLLSPPRFNGLDNYVRMLEDERLHKALAVTFQYVFVSVPLQLGLALLLAIVLDRGLRGLSLYRSAFYLPSLLGASVAIAILWRQLFGVDGLVNIVLGWFGIEGQGWISNPETALGTLMILNVWTFGAPMVIFLAGLRQIPVMYYEAASVDGASRRQQFRHITLPMLTPIIFFNLILQLIGAFQSFTQAFVVSGGTGGPVDSTLFYTLYLYQQGFANLNMGYASAMAWLLLVIVAALTAINFWASKYWVFYDDQD
- a CDS encoding MarR family winged helix-turn-helix transcriptional regulator; its protein translation is MTSELRAVLGDLISVNNRLTRLAASVSGNAESPAIWRTISVLRDLGPMRLGELALVSRVSQPTMTKLVHTLDERGWIRRIADSGDARAWLISADPSGIAALTAWRDEITEALEPTFDDLTDDEVATLAASVEIVRSRLERAREALREGKSA